The genomic interval ATGCCTGGATTGGATGCATGCAGATGCATGCAGCTGATCCGTGACCGATCCATGCAGCGGTCACGCGCGGCTGGCTGGCGGTACCGCTCGGTCACGCGCGGTGCGCGGCACCGGCGCGGTACCTTGCGTCAGCCCGCGTGCCACACGATACCGCTCTTTCGGGCTGCGAGAGCGAGACGGTGCCGCATGGCTGGGCTACGGGACTGCCGGTCCCGCGGAATGGTAGTGCGGGACTGTCTCGGTCCCGTGAAACCACACTGCGAAAGATGTATATTTGTGCAGATTTTCGCCACATAGGTATATAAAcacaaaataatgaaaaaagaggtatatttttaaatttaattcgttgaaaatatagttatattttctGTACAGCTCCTATATTTATTCTTAAAATACagttttttcttataaatttgtataagaAAACACACCCTTTTCTCTAAAAGGGAATTATATCAACTCTACATATATACGGTCAATCTACACTATAATCTAGACATACTTCCGATAAATTTTTCTCTCAGTAGTCTCCGACTCTCTCTAGCCATGGTAAATATACACCACAGATCATAACAGCACCACTCTACCAATCACAAGGATTTATGGTTTTGCCTCCTGTTATgcaaaccctttttttttctattaacaCAACAGCACTAATAGCTATTTTCAGCCGTAAAAATATGCTTATCTCTATTCATCACTTGTTGATTTGGCAGTACTTAGGAAACAGCTGCTAAACTATACAAGTTtgtattaaataaaaatatactttACCATTCCTGACATCGAGGAGCAAAAGCCTCCTTCCAGAGCTATCTCCAGCTGCTTCACTCGATGACACATCAAGGCATTTTCTAGCTTCAAGTCTTTCCCTCCACTCTGATGGAGTCAATGGTGTAGCACGCATGCTAGGGTCCACCAAAGGAAGATGTGAACAACCTCCTTCCAACTGGGagtttttatttgaaataagaTGTCTAGAGACTTCATATAGTAAATTGGATTATTTTCTAACAAACTGTAATGTCCTAGTACAGTATAGATAAAAAGTTCAGATCTTTTCAGTTCGCACCTCCACCAAACAGACCGAGATAAATACAAACTGAAGAGACTTAAATGATGGAACAACTACATGAATGGACCTTGCGCTGTCACCAAAAAGAAAACTTGAAACACTGCATTTGAAAAACATGTATTGGTGTATACTGCACTTTCGAAATGTTGAAAAGAGCTAGGGTAATTGCTCTAGAATATGCTAAGACATCAACTTGTAAAAGCTCCAAATTTCCAGGCAGTGGACAattgattaataatatttacaCCGCAGATCAGAGTCTAGTTGAAGGGGTGCACAAAGGCAAGTCTCATGGGCAGCAGAATGTGAGGGGTCTCCTGATCTTCATGGAAGATGCAGTCATGGAGTTGGGAAGATTTACTTTGGACTCCTGCCTAGTAATGGAACTGGAACAGAAGTTGGGGTAGCTACTCACTCCATTACTGAGGAAAGACAGGATGCCATTTCCATAAATAGATCTTCTTACCAAATCCTTATCCTGCGCTCCACTCAAAATCCAAAAGAATTGTTTCCAGCTTTGTTATACCAAGAGAATTAttgttttagataatggaaatgaaTTACATTCCCAGGTTCTGCCGTTAGGCACCCAGCCAGCCCAAAGAATATAAGAAACCCAGTTAAGGTTCACAGCAAAATAAACAACTCTTCCAGAGCAGGAATCAGTACGATAGACAAGTTATTTTTTCATTCAAATGTAACAGCAGCAAAAGGAGCTCGGAGGCATAAGGTTGCCACCATATAGCATCAGGAGAAGGTCTAggccattttaaaatatatcaatgtATATCCAGGAGAAGCTCTAGAAACTCGCACATCTGATTATTTGCTCAGTATCTAGACCCTTGAAAGAAAcagtttcattattttttttatacacatTGTATTTCcaatcatgtaaaaaaaatcatctacaTTCAGTTAGATTTAGAAGTTTAGCAGGTTAGTAGAAGAATATTTTTTCCTGTATGACAATCTTCAGTTCATTGAGACACTTGAGAAATTCAATATAGAAAGCGGATCAGCGTATCCAGGTAAGCTATTAGCTTCTGTTTCCCCTGTGCAGTAGAATGAAAGCATGGCTTACCTGAACAAGCGATGGTTTGTACCGCAGTTTCAAGCGAGGAAAAGCATGGCCACATAACGATGGTGAAGTTTGGACAAGTAGATCACGAAATCGATGGTCTTTTCTAAGCCAGTCTGCATATGCTACCGCATCTTTATGTGGACCACTGTACTGTGACAAGAGGAAGAAATTAGAGTAGAAATTGATATAAAAACAATCATATTATGTAATAATTTGTACATGTAATGCAGGGCTCAGCACATTCATATTATGGCTAGCcatgctaaaaaataaaacattttaaaGATTTTCAGGTTTTCTTCTTCATACATGTTAATTTATTCATTGCTGcttaaaagagaaaatgcaAGGTAAAAGGCAGTGATATTATTGTAGAAACATATGTACATCTTCACAGTTGTGGTTGACTTTGTTGTTAATCTACTTTTTAGCTTATTCACCTGGTTATTGAAACATATTATTTGCTCCACGCTTCtaaaaatctaaaagtaatgtttattaaaaaatttcttCTACGGCATTGCTTATACCAGTTATTTTAAGGTATTAgttaagtttattttataaaatatttaatttatcactATACTCGAGTAGAGAGTCCACGGCAATAATCTAAATCAAGCCGGACCTTAAGCAACACATGTGCTTGTTACTAAACACAATCATCATTCATTCATGTTACCATGTCACCAGTCTCAGTCAAGTTGTCATATAATGATAAAAGACATGGTAAATACCGTAGTACTCCATGTTGGTGGAAGCACTAGAGCGatataagaaaagaaagaaagaaatgaaacAGAAGCTTGTTTTACCTGGGCATTGATTCCCTGCTCGTTCATGTAAATGCGGCCATGTATGTCGCGgccctgagagagagagagacgagtaCATATAAATTCTTGGTACAATCAAATCGAGCCTTGTTAGCTGCAACAATTTCACATAGAGGAgaagagggaagaggaagagggagggaaGGAATAGGAACCTGGAGGAAGTGGAGGTGCCTGGACACCTCGGCGCGGGGGTCGTCGATGGAGACGAACTTATAGAAGGTGACGACGACGAACTCTTGGGGTTGTGCAACTGCAACTGTGGCGGCGCATACGGGGGACGAGGAACAACATCGGACGAGGGAAGGAGGAATGTGATGGGGGCGAGGCGATAGTtgtcgaggcggaggcggaggcggaggcgtgggcgtCGACGGGGCGGGAAATACGCCAAGGAAGCGGTGgacggcggccgccatggccatggccacaACCACTCCTCtcgtctctcctcctccccttctattctatcctcttcttcttcttcttcttcttttcttttttatatcaAATCAACAAGCAATCTGTACATAAAAAAATGGTAGGTGGGCCGGCCCACTTGGACCGATGAGCCCAGACGAATAAGCCCATCGCAGTCGCAGGGGCATTTTCGTCCTTGCCGCTTTGGGATTCCTCCGTCTCCGTCTTgtcgagaggagaggagaggaggggagaccAGGAGTGGaacaagaggaagaggaaggaaggaagctaGGGTTAGCTAGCTGTGCATGGAGGAGCCTGGCCctgaggaagagaaggaggaggaggaggcgcgctTCGACTTCCTCGAGTGGATCGGCCCGgacacctccgccgccgttttCACCTTCCTCGTCCACCCCGCTGATctcgcccgcgcctccgccgtctcCCGTTCCTGGCGCCGATTCGGTCCGTACCCccatctcttctctttcctcatccTTCAATAATATATACTCGGTAGAGTAGTAGTAATATATCCTCTTAATTGCACCAAGTACTCCAATTTTTTGATTGATTTCTCCATCCTTAATCCTTATAAATTAGTAGTATATTGGACCAACTGGTTTTGCTGTCCTTGCCCTCAGTTGTTCGGAATGGCTTCAGCAAGATCCAATGCCTGCGCCTTTGCCCTGAAGCTTCAAACTTCACCCGTATTATTACCAAACAAGCCATTGCCTCTGCTTCTGAGTCGGATGCGGAGCACCAGCACAGGGCGTACATGCATCTCAGCTATGCCCTTCTCTTGGATGACCCCCAGGACTGCATCATCCGCTGCATCGGTGCCTCCACCACCGACAATTTCCCTGAGGAGACCATACAAAACACCCTTGTGCCCACCGATTGGGTGGCCATGATGAGGCCCTCTTATTGGTCCAGCGCCGGCCACTTCGATCCTGCTGTGCCCGAATGCCTCTTTTACAGGCTTCGCTCTGATCTATGCCTCGTTCAACAAATCAACATACAGCCATTCAGAGGTCAGCCCACccatcctccttccttctttttaCTCCTCTTGCTAAATACTAGTATTACCTGTCTCTTGCACCCAGCTTTCTTCCAGTATGGTGATCCAATATACTCCGCAAAATATGTCCGCTTCCAGATGGGTTACCCAAAGACACCTCTACCATCTCAATTACTTGTATCTCATGATAATGAAGGCCAGTTGGCTGCTGATGACAACTATATCTGGACGTACACATCTCCACAATTTCCAATGCTGCAGGTCAGTGTTTTTCATGCCGTCACATGCCTCCCCTAAAAACTAAGCATTCTTGATGCAGGATTTATTTTTGGCATGTATGGGTTGGTTTACCAATTTTTGCTAGCAAATCAAACACACGCTACATtaccaaaatttcagaaattttcacATCTAAGCACATGCAACCTTCTAATTCCAAATATGAGTAGGTAATGGATGGAATTCTATTTTTAATCAAGAAGCCCACATGTGTGTGCAGTGGTCTTCCATCGGACTTAATGTCAAACGAAATATAACAAACTAATGGCTGCTGATCATTGGACAAATCACTAGCTCGTAGCGACTTGTTTAGGTCTAATTGATTGTTTGTCgtcagaaaagaaaatcttattaCCATTTGCAATTGGTTGGATCAACCATTACGAGATAGGGCACCGTGCCGTCATGCCGTTAGTCTCGAGCTTTcttcgtctttttttttcttaatccatATTTGACTTGGATGTTGTTTTCGATTTGAAAATTGGAACTGTAGCGGCCGGTTGAAATATAATCCATCTGCTTGGATCATCAAAATCATAATATTATGTGTGCTAACAAATCTTGATTTGTTTCACATAGAAGCTGCATCAACAAAGGGTAATTGTAATACTAGCGAAACATGTTAATGGATCATTTGCTTTGTGCCTGCTAGCTAGTTTGATTAGAAACAGAATTCAGGACAATACATGCTCACATTTGGAATTATGAGGTTGCATGtgcttagattaaaaaaaattggccaaaattttgtagcatcaaaattttttttatcactttgGTTGGTAACAAACCAAATACAATATATTGCCCTACTAAACCAACCCTACATATCCTGGTAGCGGTTTTCTGAATGTGCTAGATGTAGAGGGGCAAATCTTGTGTTCCTGGCCCAACATATATAGGTCAATACATCATTGCAGTTCTCGTGTGCAAACTTGCTGAATGTAAATAATGTACCATATTCCAGGAAAGTGTCCTTCAGTCTTTTAAGCTTCCACGCGCAGTTCTATGCATCGGTGGAGTTGTGAAGATTGAGTTTCTTGGTAGGGTTCAGAAACAGGAAATGGATGATCTATATTACATATGGTGAGTTGGGTACTGTTGAGTTATTGTTTTGTTCTGAACTTTGTTTCGTTGCACTGACAATGTGGCTCATGTACTAATTTTCAGCATATCTCATGTCCAAATAGTGGGGATTCCACTGCCGCGGGAACTAGGAGTAGATCCTTACAAGAACGGTGTGGTCCTCAAGTACTATCCGGATACTCGCAGATCTGGCGTGTGCCATGGTGAGTCATCAGGGGATGATGGTCGCAACAGCCCCTCTAAGTGGCGCAACTTTACCACAAGAATCTTGCACTCAAGCTCAGCTCGACGATTAGGATGGAACCAGGCCATCTTGAACAGGCTGTTTGGCGCGCATGATGCAtctgaggaagaggaggaagagactTAAGAGGATATATATGGAAATTCATTTTGTCCCATGTGATGTATGCTCACTGTGTTTTTAAGAtccttttctcctttctttAACAAGAAGAGAATGCACTGGTGCCTTGTATGTAACAGATGCTGTGAGTGCATCCTTGTTGAATGCTACTATAATACATGCTGTATACATGAACAAGGATTAATGAGCGGAGCATAGAATGGAGAAGATGCTGCTACTCTACTGCAATTCTGTTGCATATGGTTTGCAATTGACGATTTGTTTGTTCGACAGGAAAATGCACAATAAATGAAGGCATACTAGTATTTGTTGCAGGGATGAGTTCAAAGGTATTTGATAGAGAGATGAGTGGAGAATTCGCTGCAGAAGCATAATTTGTTGGAGAAGCATATTTGTTGGAGAGGTATATTTGTTGGAGAGATGTTGGTGAAGGTTGCAAATGATGGATAATCAGGGAGCATTTCCCAACTCGAATCGAAGAAATTGGTCCTCAGGTGATCTGGAGCACTGACCTACCTGATCAAAATCACAAAATGTGGATTGTTTGAATTGGGTCTTCAGTTCTTCCtgcaaggtttttttttttgagagagagagagttcctGCAAGGttcaggaggaggagagagaaggtgtagagagagagagggagagagagagagagaagggaaccGCAGTCTGCATTGCAATCCcccacccaacccaacccatgaaatgaaatgaattcAATGAACCCATATCGATCGATTGATAtgtgcctccgcctccgccgctctgCCTCCTCctgggccgccgccgtcgctgacCACGCTCGCTCCGGTCGCCACGACGCCGCGCTCACTGTCTTCCGCCGCGTTCTCGCCGTCcacccggccaccgccgccgccgacgagctcgcctgCTCCGCCCTCCTCCGCTGCTGCGATGCCCGCTTGGCCTACCAGATACACGCCCAGGCATGCCGGCGCGGCTTGGTGGCCTCCAATCCCGTCCTGGCCTGCTCCCTGCTCGCCTTctacgctgccgccgcctcctctcccgccgccgcctcctctcctaccGCCGCAAT from Oryza glaberrima chromosome 3, OglaRS2, whole genome shotgun sequence carries:
- the LOC127766591 gene encoding F-box protein At4g00755-like isoform X2 — protein: MEEPGPEEEKEEEEARFDFLEWIGPDTSAAVFTFLVHPADLARASAVSRSWRRFVVRNGFSKIQCLRLCPEASNFTRIITKQAIASASESDAEHQHRAYMHLSYALLLDDPQDCIIRCIGASTTDNFPEETIQNTLVPTDWVAMMRPSYWSSAGHFDPAVPECLFYRLRSDLCLVQQINIQPFRAFFQYGDPIYSAKYVRFQMGYPKTPLPSQLLVSHDNEGQLAADDNYIWTYTSPQFPMLQESVLQSFKLPRAVLCIGGVVKIEFLGRVQKQEMDDLYYICISHVQIVGIPLPRELGVDPYKNGVVLKYYPDTRRSGVCHGESSGDDGRNSPSKWRNFTTRILHSSSARRLGWNQAILNRLFGAHDASEEEEEET
- the LOC127766591 gene encoding F-box protein At4g00755-like isoform X1; translation: MEEPGPEEEKEEEEARFDFLEWIGPDTSAAVFTFLVHPADLARASAVSRSWRRFVVRNGFSKIQCLRLCPEASNFTRIITKQAIASASESDAEHQHRAYMHLSYALLLDDPQDCIIRCIGASTTDNFPEETIQNTLVPTDWVAMMRPSYWSSAGHFDPAVPECLFYRLRSDLCLVQQINIQPFRGQPTHPPSFFLLLLLNTSITCLLHPAFFQYGDPIYSAKYVRFQMGYPKTPLPSQLLVSHDNEGQLAADDNYIWTYTSPQFPMLQESVLQSFKLPRAVLCIGGVVKIEFLGRVQKQEMDDLYYICISHVQIVGIPLPRELGVDPYKNGVVLKYYPDTRRSGVCHGESSGDDGRNSPSKWRNFTTRILHSSSARRLGWNQAILNRLFGAHDASEEEEEET
- the LOC127766591 gene encoding F-box protein At4g00755-like isoform X3 codes for the protein MEEPGPEEEKEEEEARFDFLEWIGPDTSAAVFTFLVHPADLARASAVSRSWRRFVVRNGFSKIQCLRLCPEASNFTRIITKQAIASASESDAEHQHRAYMHLSYALLLDDPQDCIIRCIGASTTDNFPEETIQNTLVPTDWVAMMRPSYWSSAGHFDPAVPECLFYRLRSDLCLVQQINIQPFRAFFQYGDPIYSAKYVRFQMGYPKTPLPSQLLVSHDNEGQLAADDNYIWTYTSPQFPMLQESVLQSFKLPRAVLCIGGVVKIEFLGRVQKQEMDDLYYICGDSTAAGTRSRSLQERCGPQVLSGYSQIWRVPW
- the LOC127768451 gene encoding rhodanese-like domain-containing protein 8, chloroplastic, whose protein sequence is MAMAAAVHRFLGVFPAPSTPTPPPPPPPRQLSPRPHHIPPSLVRCCSSSPVCAATVAVAQPQEFVVVTFYKFVSIDDPRAEVSRHLHFLQGRDIHGRIYMNEQGINAQYSGPHKDAVAYADWLRKDHRFRDLLVQTSPSLCGHAFPRLKLRYKPSLVQLEGGCSHLPLVDPSMRATPLTPSEWRERLEARKCLDVSSSEAAGDSSGRRLLLLDVRNDYEWDIGHFQGAQRPNVDCFRSTSFGLSESEQEMDSSDPLNGIDKENTDILMYCTGGIRCDVYSTILRKKGFRNLYTLKGGVSNYLKEGSAGWVGNLFVFDGRLSLPPATYKPGAGDDDDEEEEEGRNRSSSELGRCYACGSEVVELRHRNCANIDCNRLYLCCGRCVEELRGCCGEGCTAAPRLRPLLPSHQRYHKWHLYRHLDLGAPSSPS